The Thermus brockianus genome window below encodes:
- a CDS encoding zinc ribbon domain-containing protein: MGNVNGPDAPHRGQLEALKALFGLQEKDLEIDRLQQEAESLPEELLSVKSQVEALERELEDLLERQAELRKEYNRHSLDIEDLTAKEKQAEAEQRQAQSAREQTQYENRIQQIKDRIRELLELSTPIMEAMENLEAEIARLEAELAQLRPRLEELLEANRVRVEALQAEIRARLEERAALAHGIPAPVLKEYEAIRRARKGMGIVRMARQGQVFRCEGCNVVLPTHVAQKVIQGQLTRCPSCGRLLWKGEA, translated from the coding sequence ATGGGAAACGTGAACGGGCCGGACGCTCCCCACAGGGGACAACTCGAGGCGCTCAAGGCCCTCTTCGGGCTCCAAGAGAAGGATTTGGAAATAGATCGGCTCCAGCAAGAGGCGGAGAGCCTCCCCGAGGAGTTGCTTTCCGTCAAGTCCCAGGTGGAGGCCCTAGAAAGGGAGTTGGAAGACCTCCTAGAGCGCCAGGCGGAGTTAAGGAAGGAGTACAACCGCCACAGCCTGGACATAGAGGACCTCACCGCCAAGGAAAAGCAGGCGGAGGCCGAGCAGCGCCAGGCGCAAAGCGCCCGGGAGCAGACCCAGTACGAGAACCGCATCCAGCAGATCAAAGACCGGATCCGCGAACTTTTAGAGCTCTCCACCCCCATCATGGAGGCCATGGAGAACCTGGAGGCGGAGATCGCCCGCCTGGAAGCGGAGCTCGCCCAGCTAAGGCCCAGGCTGGAGGAACTCCTGGAGGCCAACCGGGTGCGGGTGGAGGCCCTCCAGGCGGAGATTAGGGCCAGGCTAGAGGAGCGGGCGGCCTTGGCCCACGGCATCCCCGCCCCCGTCCTCAAGGAGTACGAGGCCATCCGCCGGGCCCGCAAGGGCATGGGCATCGTGCGCATGGCCCGGCAAGGCCAGGTCTTCCGCTGCGAGGGGTGCAACGTGGTCCTGCCCACCCACGTGGCGCAAAAGGTCATTCAGGGGCAGCTCACCCGCTGCCCCTCCTGCGGCCGCCTCCTCTGGAAAGGGGAAGCCTAG
- a CDS encoding iron ABC transporter substrate-binding protein, producing the protein MRKSIVLTLIGITALSFAQAQTLTLYSGRGQSLVEPLVKQFQEETGIRVQVRYGSDAQILAALQEEGSRSPADIFWANTAGALGQAAARGLLRPLGETLLRQPQAFVPASKAWVPVTVRLRVLAYNPQKFKPEELPQSLLDLPRFAQEKGLQGRVGWTPTYSSFQDMVAGMIALYGEAKTREWLLAMKALNPKAYASNPAMLDAIRAGEVDLGSTNHYYVVRFRRAGYNLGMHHFQDGDVGNLALVTGAGILKTSKNLVAANRFLTYLLSPKGQQYFVGNVGEYPLVKGVVVDPNLLPLDQALRKSPKLDFERLPMDQALRLLRDLGIL; encoded by the coding sequence ATGCGAAAGAGCATTGTTCTCACCCTCATCGGCATAACGGCCCTGAGCTTCGCCCAGGCCCAAACCCTGACCCTTTACTCCGGCCGGGGTCAAAGCCTGGTGGAGCCCTTGGTCAAGCAGTTCCAGGAGGAAACCGGGATCCGGGTTCAGGTGCGCTACGGTTCCGACGCCCAGATCCTGGCCGCCTTGCAGGAGGAGGGAAGCCGCTCCCCGGCGGACATTTTCTGGGCCAACACCGCTGGGGCCCTGGGCCAGGCGGCGGCGCGGGGGCTTCTTAGGCCTTTAGGGGAAACCCTCCTCCGGCAACCCCAGGCCTTCGTGCCCGCTTCCAAGGCCTGGGTACCGGTGACCGTGCGCCTGCGGGTCCTGGCCTATAATCCGCAGAAGTTCAAGCCGGAAGAGCTGCCGCAAAGCCTTCTAGACCTCCCCCGCTTCGCCCAGGAGAAAGGCCTCCAGGGCCGGGTGGGTTGGACCCCTACCTACTCCAGCTTCCAGGACATGGTGGCGGGGATGATCGCCCTTTACGGGGAAGCCAAGACCCGGGAGTGGCTCCTCGCCATGAAGGCCCTGAACCCCAAGGCCTACGCCTCCAACCCCGCCATGCTGGACGCCATCCGGGCGGGAGAGGTGGACCTGGGCTCCACCAACCACTACTACGTGGTCCGCTTCCGCCGGGCCGGGTACAACCTGGGGATGCACCATTTCCAGGATGGGGACGTGGGCAACCTGGCCTTGGTAACGGGAGCGGGAATCCTCAAGACCTCCAAGAACCTGGTGGCCGCCAACCGCTTCCTCACCTACCTCCTTTCCCCCAAGGGGCAGCAGTACTTTGTGGGCAACGTGGGGGAGTACCCCTTGGTGAAAGGGGTGGTGGTGGACCCGAACCTTCTCCCCTTGGACCAGGCCCTGCGGAAAAGCCCCAAGCTGGACTTTGAGCGCCTGCCCATGGACCAGGCCCTGAGACTCCTGCGCGATCTGGGCATCCTGTAG
- a CDS encoding OsmC family protein, with product MPVRKANAVWEGGLRQGKGIMRLQSQAFEGPYSFPSRFEEGEGTNPEELIAAAHAGCFSMALAASLEREGYTPKRVATEARVHLEMVEGKPTLARIELLTEAEVPGISPEKFQEIAQAAKEGCAVSRALAGVKEITLQAKLV from the coding sequence ATGCCGGTGCGCAAAGCCAATGCGGTATGGGAAGGCGGTCTCCGTCAGGGCAAGGGTATCATGCGGCTCCAGAGCCAGGCCTTTGAGGGGCCCTATTCCTTCCCCTCGCGCTTTGAGGAAGGCGAGGGCACGAACCCGGAAGAGCTCATCGCCGCGGCCCATGCGGGCTGCTTCTCCATGGCCCTCGCCGCCAGCCTGGAGCGGGAGGGGTATACCCCCAAGCGGGTGGCCACTGAGGCCCGGGTGCACCTGGAGATGGTGGAGGGGAAGCCTACCCTTGCCCGGATTGAGCTCCTGACCGAGGCGGAGGTGCCCGGGATTAGCCCGGAGAAATTCCAAGAGATTGCCCAGGCGGCCAAGGAGGGTTGCGCCGTTTCCCGGGCGCTAGCGGGGGTGAAGGAGATTACCCTTCAGGCCAAGCTGGTCTAG
- a CDS encoding metalloenzyme has translation MLFLFVDGLGLGEALGDLFPRLLDLSPRPLDATLGVEGLPQSGTGQTTLLTGVNAAQLLGHHQGPFPSPRLKPLLRRSLYAWAREVGLTVLHANAYRPEYLRRATEGRRLLLSAFAQAAGLAGLSLLPLGHPLALPPAFWEDPYGMGARAASLSRAFDLVVLEYWALDLAAHRAPETLPERFWELSLFLEGFLAEGGELLLTSDHGNAEEPWHPRHTRNPVPLVYTGEAPFWPQDLAEVLPWLQAIIASKYRKSDRNT, from the coding sequence GTGCTCTTCCTCTTCGTGGACGGCCTGGGCTTAGGGGAGGCGCTAGGGGACCTCTTTCCCCGCCTTTTAGACCTTTCCCCCAGGCCCCTGGACGCCACCTTGGGGGTGGAGGGCCTCCCCCAGTCGGGCACGGGGCAGACCACCCTCCTCACCGGGGTCAACGCCGCCCAGCTCCTCGGCCATCACCAGGGGCCCTTTCCGAGCCCTAGGCTTAAGCCCCTCCTCCGGCGAAGCCTTTACGCTTGGGCCAGGGAAGTAGGCCTAACCGTCCTTCACGCCAACGCCTACCGGCCGGAATACCTCAGGCGGGCCACGGAAGGGAGGAGGCTTCTCCTTTCCGCCTTCGCCCAGGCGGCAGGCCTGGCTGGCCTTTCCCTCCTCCCCCTGGGCCACCCCCTAGCCCTTCCCCCCGCTTTCTGGGAAGACCCTTACGGCATGGGCGCGCGGGCGGCCAGCCTATCCCGGGCCTTTGACCTTGTGGTCCTGGAGTACTGGGCCTTGGACCTCGCGGCCCACCGGGCGCCCGAAACCCTTCCCGAACGCTTCTGGGAGCTTTCCCTTTTTCTAGAAGGCTTCCTGGCGGAAGGGGGGGAGCTTCTTCTCACCTCGGACCACGGCAACGCCGAGGAACCCTGGCACCCCAGGCATACCCGGAACCCTGTGCCCCTCGTCTACACGGGGGAAGCCCCCTTCTGGCCGCAGGACCTTGCGGAGGTCCTCCCCTGGTTGCAAGCGATTATCGCTTCTAAATATAGAAAATCCGACCGGAATACTTGA